The nucleotide window GGAGAATACCGCTTCTTACAGTACAAAAAAGCGCTTCCATTAAAGGAGTAAATAAACTATAAGTGCAATAATATTATTTTTTGATGAGCTTTTTGTCTTGTTCAGTAAAGTTATCTTCAATATTGTCTAATGACTTTTCAAAAATATCGATGAAATCTTGACCATATATATTTCTCAGAATCGCCATTAATTCAATATTTTCTGGAAATTTACCATAAAAATCACGAAGTGCGAGCGCCCCGTTGAAAACAGAATTCTTTTCAGGATCGTACTGCTCCATAAGCGTTAGTAACAATTGTTCGCCGCTTTCAGTAATTTCAATGTATGTGTTGCGCTTGTCATCCTCTTTTTTTGAAAAAATTAGCAAACCTCTCTCTTCTAGTTTTTTAGAAAAGTTGAATGCTGTGGAAACATGCATCACACCAAACTTAGCAATCTCAGAAATAGAGGCTCCTTTGAGGTGATACGCAATCCAAAGAATGTGGTGTTCATTAATATTCAGGTCATACGGCTTAATCCATTGTTGCCAATCTTTTTCTACGCATTTCCATAAAGCTTTTGATAATTGTGCTATGCGCTGACTAAAAATCATAGCTTCTTTTACTGAGTAACTCTTCTCCCCGTTTTTCATTAACTCACCTGCTTTTCTCTCAATCTACTTCATTATTATCTATTATGCCAGT belongs to Ectobacillus sp. JY-23 and includes:
- a CDS encoding HTH-type transcriptional regulator Hpr, producing the protein MKNGEKSYSVKEAMIFSQRIAQLSKALWKCVEKDWQQWIKPYDLNINEHHILWIAYHLKGASISEIAKFGVMHVSTAFNFSKKLEERGLLIFSKKEDDKRNTYIEITESGEQLLLTLMEQYDPEKNSVFNGALALRDFYGKFPENIELMAILRNIYGQDFIDIFEKSLDNIEDNFTEQDKKLIKK